The following are from one region of the Nocardioides marmotae genome:
- the pyrE gene encoding orotate phosphoribosyltransferase, producing the protein MAAVTTTDDSLAADIDACCRLTGTFTLRSGQVAPEYFDKYLFEADPILLQRVAREMVQLLPHDTELVGGLELGGVPLATSVSGMTGTPALFVRKKAKEYGTCKLAEGPAVAGRRVTLIEDVITTGGAVRDATLALREAGALVEVVVCAIDRSPAGEQPLADLGLEIRAVLTKADLDAARAAATATATDAAGTA; encoded by the coding sequence ATGGCGGCCGTGACCACGACCGACGACTCGCTCGCCGCCGACATCGACGCCTGCTGCCGCCTGACCGGGACCTTCACGCTCCGGTCCGGGCAGGTGGCCCCGGAGTACTTCGACAAGTACCTCTTCGAGGCCGACCCGATCCTGCTCCAGCGGGTGGCCCGGGAGATGGTGCAGCTGCTCCCGCACGACACCGAGCTGGTGGGCGGGCTCGAGCTCGGCGGGGTGCCGCTGGCGACGTCGGTGAGCGGGATGACCGGCACGCCGGCGCTGTTCGTGCGCAAGAAGGCCAAGGAGTACGGCACCTGCAAGCTCGCCGAGGGGCCCGCCGTCGCGGGCCGCCGGGTGACGCTGATCGAGGACGTCATCACCACCGGCGGGGCCGTCCGCGACGCCACGCTCGCGCTGCGCGAGGCCGGCGCCCTGGTCGAGGTCGTCGTCTGCGCGATCGACCGCAGCCCGGCGGGGGAGCAGCCGCTCGCCGACCTCGGGCTGGAGATCCGCGCGGTGCTGACCAAGGCCGACCTCGACGCCGCCCGCGCCGCGGCCACCGCCACCGCCACCGACGCCGCCGGTACCGCGTGA
- a CDS encoding DUF4064 domain-containing protein, which translates to MSSPYGSPPPDEDPYGQRPADQSDPAQQPSAPDQAPNPYGPNSSGQNPYGQDSYGQSPAGQQPAPGQAPYGQAPYGQPPAGQQPYGQPYGAAYGTAPRDPDERPGTVTAAAVITLITAGLSALLYGLVAVALIVARDSLADDLRRTIEDDPAFDGTNMPTGDELTGFLIVIMIVLCLWSVIACVLAVLAMRRSNVARILLVISAAITALFSLVGIVSVVSAVPLIASIAVIVLLFVGGAGDWFARRGQQQQEQLPPGTSQPWG; encoded by the coding sequence ATGAGCAGCCCCTACGGATCGCCCCCGCCGGACGAGGACCCCTACGGTCAGCGACCCGCGGACCAGTCGGACCCCGCGCAGCAGCCCTCCGCCCCGGACCAGGCCCCGAACCCCTACGGCCCGAACTCCTCCGGCCAGAACCCCTACGGCCAGGACTCCTACGGCCAGTCGCCCGCCGGGCAGCAGCCGGCCCCGGGCCAGGCGCCGTACGGCCAGGCCCCCTACGGCCAGCCGCCCGCCGGCCAGCAGCCGTACGGCCAGCCCTACGGCGCGGCGTACGGCACCGCCCCCCGCGACCCCGACGAGCGCCCCGGCACCGTGACCGCGGCCGCGGTCATCACCTTGATCACGGCCGGCCTCTCGGCCCTGCTCTACGGGCTGGTCGCGGTGGCGCTGATCGTCGCGCGCGACTCCCTCGCCGATGACCTGCGACGCACGATCGAGGACGACCCGGCCTTCGACGGCACCAACATGCCGACCGGCGACGAGCTCACCGGGTTCCTCATCGTCATCATGATCGTGCTGTGCCTCTGGTCGGTGATCGCGTGCGTGCTCGCGGTGCTCGCGATGCGCCGCTCGAACGTCGCCCGCATCCTGCTCGTCATCAGCGCTGCCATCACCGCGCTGTTCAGCCTGGTCGGCATCGTCTCGGTCGTCTCGGCGGTGCCGCTGATCGCCTCGATCGCGGTGATCGTGCTGCTCTTCGTCGGCGGCGCCGGCGACTGGTTCGCCCGCCGCGGGCAGCAGCAGCAGGAGCAGCTGCCCCCCGGCACCTCCCAGCCCTGGGGCTGA
- the clpB gene encoding ATP-dependent chaperone ClpB, with protein MSQFGAEKFTTRSREAIEAAQLSATTAGNSHTEPIHLLVALLLQEGGTAANLVAKAGVDVAGLVRVAAAERDRLPKASGATVQQPTASAALTRVLASALDLASSMKDDYVASEHLLIALATVESSARTVLTDAGLTAEGMRESLTAVRGNRRVTSEDAESTYEALEKYSVDLTLAAEEGRLDPVIGRDAEIRRVVQVLSRRTKNNPVLIGEPGVGKTAVVEGLAQRVVAGDVPDSLKGRRVLSLDLAAMVAGAKYRGEFEERLKAVLEEIKDAGGQIITFIDELHTVVGAGAGGDSAMDAGNMLKPMLARGELHMIGATTLDEYRERIEKDPALERRFQQVFVGEPSVEDTVQILRGIQEKYEAHHGVRITDAALVAAATLSDRYIPGRQLPDKAIDLIDEAASRLRMEIESSPEEIDELRRRVERLKMEEFALEKESDEASVDRLERLRADLADREEELRALEARWETEKQSLEGEGELRRRLDQLRIEAERLQREGDLGKASEILYGRIPELEAQIETASTTSTSTLEPLVGEEVGAEQVAEVVEAWTGIPTGRMLEGETAKLLRMEEVIGERLIGQREAVTAVSDAVRRSRAGIADPNRPTGSFLFLGPTGTGKTELAKALADFLFDDERAIVRIDMSEYSEKHSVSRLVGAPPGYVGYDEGGQLTEAVRRRPYSVVLLDEVEKAHPEVFDILLQVLDDGRLTDGQGRTVDFRNTILILTSNLGSTYLVDPTLEPEKKKESVMAVVRSSFKPEFLNRLDEIVTFDALSLADLTKIVDLQLALLEQRLAVRRITIHVSDAARTWLAEKGWDPAYGARPLRRLIQSAIGDPLARMLIAGEVTDGGSVSVDLGEEGLALRAD; from the coding sequence ATGAGCCAGTTCGGCGCCGAGAAGTTCACCACCCGCAGTCGCGAGGCCATCGAGGCTGCCCAGCTCTCCGCCACGACCGCCGGCAACAGCCACACCGAGCCGATCCACCTCCTGGTGGCCCTGCTCCTCCAGGAGGGCGGCACGGCCGCCAACCTGGTCGCCAAGGCCGGGGTCGACGTGGCCGGCCTGGTCCGTGTCGCCGCCGCCGAGCGCGACCGGTTGCCGAAGGCGTCGGGCGCGACGGTGCAGCAGCCCACCGCCTCGGCCGCGCTGACCCGCGTGCTCGCCAGCGCGCTCGACCTCGCGTCCTCGATGAAGGACGACTACGTCGCCAGCGAGCACCTGCTGATCGCGCTGGCCACCGTCGAGAGCAGCGCCCGCACCGTGCTGACCGACGCCGGACTGACCGCCGAGGGGATGCGCGAGTCGCTGACCGCCGTCCGCGGCAACCGCCGGGTGACCAGCGAGGACGCCGAGTCGACCTACGAGGCGCTCGAGAAGTACTCCGTCGACCTGACCTTGGCCGCCGAGGAGGGCCGGCTCGACCCGGTCATCGGCCGCGACGCCGAGATCCGCCGGGTGGTCCAGGTGCTCTCCCGGCGCACCAAGAACAACCCGGTCCTCATCGGCGAGCCCGGCGTCGGCAAGACCGCCGTCGTCGAGGGGCTCGCCCAGCGGGTCGTCGCCGGGGACGTGCCCGACTCCCTCAAGGGCCGGCGCGTGCTGAGCCTGGACCTCGCCGCGATGGTGGCCGGCGCGAAGTACCGCGGTGAGTTCGAGGAGCGGCTCAAGGCGGTCCTGGAGGAGATCAAGGACGCCGGCGGCCAGATCATCACCTTCATCGACGAGCTGCACACCGTCGTCGGGGCCGGCGCCGGCGGCGACTCCGCGATGGACGCGGGCAACATGCTCAAGCCGATGCTCGCGCGCGGTGAGCTGCACATGATCGGCGCGACCACGCTCGATGAGTACCGCGAGCGGATCGAGAAGGACCCCGCGCTGGAGCGCCGCTTCCAGCAGGTCTTCGTCGGCGAGCCGAGCGTCGAGGACACCGTCCAGATCCTGCGCGGCATCCAGGAGAAGTACGAGGCCCACCACGGCGTGCGGATCACCGACGCCGCCCTGGTCGCCGCCGCGACCCTGAGCGACCGCTACATCCCGGGCCGCCAGCTGCCCGACAAGGCCATCGACCTGATCGATGAGGCCGCGAGCCGGCTGCGGATGGAGATCGAGTCCTCCCCGGAGGAGATCGACGAGCTGCGCCGCCGCGTCGAGCGGCTGAAGATGGAGGAGTTCGCGCTGGAGAAGGAGAGCGACGAGGCCTCCGTCGACCGGCTCGAGCGGCTGCGCGCCGACCTCGCCGACCGCGAGGAGGAGCTGCGCGCGCTCGAGGCCCGCTGGGAGACCGAGAAGCAGTCCCTCGAGGGCGAGGGCGAGCTGCGCCGCCGGCTCGACCAGCTGCGGATCGAGGCCGAACGGCTCCAGCGCGAGGGCGACCTCGGCAAGGCCAGCGAGATCCTCTACGGCCGCATCCCCGAGCTCGAGGCGCAGATCGAGACCGCCTCCACGACGTCCACGTCCACCCTCGAGCCGCTGGTGGGCGAGGAGGTCGGCGCCGAGCAGGTGGCCGAGGTCGTCGAGGCCTGGACCGGCATCCCGACCGGCCGGATGCTCGAGGGCGAGACCGCCAAGCTGCTGCGGATGGAGGAGGTCATCGGCGAGCGGCTGATCGGGCAGCGCGAGGCCGTGACCGCGGTCAGCGACGCCGTACGCCGCTCGCGGGCCGGCATCGCCGACCCCAACCGGCCGACCGGATCCTTCCTCTTCCTCGGCCCCACCGGCACCGGCAAGACCGAGCTGGCCAAGGCGCTGGCCGACTTCCTCTTCGACGACGAGCGGGCGATCGTCCGCATCGACATGAGCGAGTACTCCGAGAAGCACTCGGTCTCCCGGCTGGTCGGTGCGCCTCCGGGCTACGTCGGCTACGACGAGGGCGGCCAGCTCACCGAGGCGGTCCGCCGCCGGCCGTACTCCGTCGTCCTGCTCGACGAGGTGGAGAAGGCGCACCCGGAGGTCTTCGACATCCTGCTCCAGGTCCTCGACGACGGCCGGCTGACCGACGGCCAGGGCCGCACGGTCGACTTCCGCAACACCATCCTCATCCTGACCAGCAACCTCGGCTCGACCTACCTGGTCGACCCGACGCTGGAGCCGGAGAAGAAGAAGGAGTCGGTGATGGCGGTGGTCCGGTCCTCCTTCAAGCCCGAGTTCCTCAACCGGCTCGACGAGATCGTCACCTTCGACGCGCTCTCGCTGGCCGACCTGACCAAGATCGTCGACCTCCAGCTCGCGCTGCTCGAGCAGCGGCTGGCGGTGCGGCGCATCACGATCCACGTCAGCGACGCCGCCAGGACCTGGCTCGCCGAGAAGGGCTGGGACCCGGCGTACGGCGCCCGGCCGCTGCGCCGGCTCATCCAGTCGGCCATCGGCGATCCGCTCGCCCGGATGCTCATCGCGGGCGAGGTCACCGACGGCGGCTCGGTCTCGGTCGACCTCGGCGAGGAGGGTCTGGCGCTGCGGGCCGACTGA
- a CDS encoding DedA family protein, protein MTAAAVLTSAVLAASSSGDSQDLDGVAGWAVDLMERLGAPGAGLAIALENLFPPLPSELILPLAGFTASRGSFTLAEAIGWTTAGSVVGAMLLYVLGVLIGRRRIYWVWERLPLVKVEDLEKTEAWFGRHGRKAVFFGRMIPIFRSLISVPAGLERMPFGQFLLLTLAGSAIWNTVFVLAGYWLGEQWHRVEEYVGVFQWIVIGTVLAAVCWWLVVRVRAIRHERRST, encoded by the coding sequence GTGACCGCCGCCGCCGTCCTGACCAGCGCGGTCCTGGCCGCGTCCTCCTCCGGGGACTCCCAGGACCTCGACGGGGTCGCCGGCTGGGCCGTGGACCTGATGGAGCGGCTCGGCGCGCCCGGCGCCGGGCTGGCCATCGCGCTGGAGAACCTCTTCCCGCCGCTGCCCAGCGAGCTGATCCTGCCCCTGGCCGGCTTCACCGCCAGCCGGGGCAGCTTCACCCTCGCCGAGGCGATCGGCTGGACCACCGCCGGCTCGGTGGTCGGCGCGATGCTGCTCTACGTGCTCGGCGTGCTCATCGGCCGCCGGCGGATCTACTGGGTCTGGGAGCGTCTCCCGCTGGTCAAGGTCGAGGACCTGGAGAAGACCGAGGCGTGGTTCGGCCGGCACGGTCGCAAGGCGGTGTTCTTCGGCCGGATGATCCCGATCTTCCGCAGCCTGATCTCGGTGCCCGCCGGGCTGGAGCGGATGCCGTTCGGCCAGTTCCTGCTGCTCACCCTCGCCGGCTCGGCGATCTGGAACACCGTCTTCGTGCTGGCCGGCTACTGGCTCGGCGAGCAGTGGCACCGCGTCGAGGAGTACGTCGGCGTCTTCCAATGGATCGTCATCGGCACCGTCCTCGCCGCCGTCTGCTGGTGGCTGGTCGTCCGCGTCCGCGCCATCCGCCACGAGCGCCGCTCCACCTGA
- a CDS encoding pyridoxal phosphate-dependent aminotransferase → MVTPRTAARTAARTAARTAARLHGIPPTIFTEMSALALRTGSVNLGQGFPDADGPASVREAAVAALREGHNQYAPGPGVPALRQAVARHQQRHYGLELDPDTEVVVTTGATEGIAAALLGLVDPGDEVVVLEPYYDSYTAMIQMAGGVRRPVTLRAPDFRLDPDELRAAVGPRTKLILLNSPHNPTGTVLTRAELAAVAEVAVEHDLVVVTDEVYEHLTFGHEHVPLATLPGMRERTLTLSSVGKSWSLTGWKVGWATGPRELVGALLGAKQWLTFTSGAPLQPAVARALDEEAEWPLELARDLRERRDLLCAGLAEVGMDVRVPEGTYFAIADVAAYGWEDGRAFCLALPERAGVVAIPAVAFHDDVEAGRHLVRWAFCKDASVIEDGLARLREADLGA, encoded by the coding sequence GTGGTGACTCCCCGCACGGCCGCCCGCACGGCCGCCCGCACGGCCGCCCGCACGGCCGCCCGCCTGCACGGCATCCCGCCGACGATCTTCACCGAGATGTCGGCGCTCGCGCTGCGGACCGGGTCGGTCAACCTCGGCCAGGGCTTCCCCGACGCCGACGGCCCCGCCTCGGTGCGCGAGGCGGCGGTGGCCGCGCTGCGCGAGGGGCACAACCAGTACGCCCCGGGCCCCGGCGTCCCCGCACTGCGGCAGGCCGTCGCCCGCCACCAGCAGCGCCACTACGGCCTCGAGCTCGACCCCGACACCGAGGTCGTGGTCACCACCGGCGCCACCGAGGGGATCGCCGCGGCGCTCCTCGGCCTGGTCGACCCGGGCGATGAGGTGGTGGTGCTCGAGCCCTACTACGACTCCTACACCGCGATGATCCAGATGGCCGGAGGGGTACGCCGCCCGGTCACGCTCCGCGCGCCGGACTTCCGCCTCGACCCCGACGAGCTCCGCGCCGCGGTCGGCCCGCGCACGAAGCTGATCCTGCTGAACTCCCCGCACAACCCGACCGGGACGGTGCTGACCCGCGCGGAGCTCGCCGCGGTCGCGGAGGTGGCCGTCGAGCACGACCTGGTCGTCGTCACCGACGAGGTCTACGAGCACCTCACCTTCGGCCACGAGCACGTGCCGCTGGCCACCCTGCCCGGCATGCGCGAGCGCACCCTGACCCTCTCCAGCGTCGGCAAGTCCTGGTCGCTGACCGGCTGGAAGGTCGGCTGGGCCACCGGCCCGCGCGAGCTCGTGGGCGCGCTGCTGGGCGCCAAGCAGTGGCTGACGTTCACCTCCGGCGCGCCGCTGCAGCCGGCGGTCGCCCGGGCGCTCGACGAGGAGGCGGAGTGGCCGCTGGAGCTGGCCCGCGACCTGCGCGAGCGGCGGGACCTGCTCTGCGCGGGGCTGGCCGAGGTGGGGATGGACGTGCGGGTGCCGGAGGGCACCTACTTCGCGATCGCCGACGTGGCGGCGTACGGCTGGGAGGACGGGCGGGCCTTCTGCCTCGCGCTCCCCGAGCGGGCCGGGGTGGTGGCGATCCCGGCGGTGGCCTTCCACGACGACGTCGAGGCGGGCCGGCACCTGGTGCGGTGGGCGTTCTGCAAGGACGCCTCGGTGATCGAGGACGGCCTCGCGCGGTTGCGCGAGGCCGACCTCGGGGCCTGA